The DNA window CCTGACCTATCCTTTAATAACTATTGAATTTTTTGATTCATCATTAAATATAGCTTTGGATTTTTCTCTGAATCCAGCCCGAAATACCTTCATAAGGTAAAAGATTCACGACTACATAGTGGCCGCGACAATACCTCCCCCTTACTTGACGAAAGAGACAATCAGCCCTGAAGCCGGCGGACGGGGCAACAGCCTTCGCTGAGTCTTCAGTCCCGTCGATAACCTGCCCGGGGGAAGGAGGAGAAAAACTTTCCGAAGGGTGACCTTGAAGCCCGCCGGTGCTTGGCGAGGTCCTTTCGAGCCTAGCATCCGCTGTGCGCTTCACAAGCGGGAGCGTGTCCCCGCAGGAAAGTCTTTCTCCGGATTCCCCCTCACCACAACCTATAAACCGGGACTGAAGACTCATCCATCCAACCCACTACCCCGTCCGCCGTCTTTCAGAGGCGTCCTCTCATCTCACCCAAACCCAAAAAGGGAACTTTGCCGCAGCAGAATCCTACTCCTGCTGCGGCAAAGTTCCCTGTCTGAAGGCAGTTCCGGCGCGCCTCTATCTGCGCAGGGTCATGCCTTCTATATATGTTATCATCTCTTCCAATCCATTGCACAGCCGGTTTTTGTACCGCATAAAGTCAGTTTGGGCCATCAGATAATATTCTCTCTCTGTGTTATCCCTGGTAATTCCTCCAAACTGCGCTATGTCGGCAAATACCCCGAACGGGCATCCGCAGTCGTGGGTATAGGCGTCTTTCCTGCAGTAAAACAGGTGGAGCGCCTTTCCCACAACCGCCTTTATATCTAAATCTTCTGCCAGACCCTTTTCTGTCATTCCCTCAAATGCAGTCAGGCTCTCTTTGGCTCTCTGCCATACTTCTCTGATTTCACAGCCGTCAAAGTCTTTTGTTAATGAAGCCAGAATCCGGTTCAGCCGTTCGTCCATATCGCGGGTAAATTCCGGGATGTTGACCGGCAGGATCTCAGCCCCCTCAATGGCTTTGATCAGTTCCAGATTGATCCCGGCATCACGCATCATGATTGTCTCATCCAGCTTGTCGAGCGTGTCCTCCGGCGTGTGCCACCATGGGCCTCCGCTGGGACAGTCCGACAGACGCCTGTCCTTTTCCGGCTCATACTTTAACATAATGGTGATGGGGATATCGGTTCCCCAGAAGGACTGGTCCGCGCCGCGTATCATCGGAACGTAGGCGTCGGGCCGTTTTCCCGTGTATTTCTCAATCAGTTTTCCGGTAAAATCAAGTCCCTCCGTACCGGCGGTGCGCGCCACGATCCGCTCCGCATTTCTGCATCCCGTCAAATCCAGGTTGATATGGGCTACACAGTGCTTTTTAAGCTGCCTGTAATGGCTGTCGCAGTACCAGGCCGAACCGGAAAAACGTCCGTCGGAATGGCCCGACCACCAGGCAATCCTGATTCCGCGGCGCAGGAGGCCGCGGCGTTGATTCAGAATCCGTGCATACTCCAGAAGAATCGCATCGCTGACGGCATTATCGGTAATTCCCTCATACCAGGAATCATAGTGCCCTGACACCAGGACAAAGTTTTCACTTGTTCCGGGTATGTCGGCGATAACCATCGTACTTTTCCTGATTCCGGTGTCCATCTTAATCGAAAGCACGGCTTCCCGTTTACCTTTTGCCAGAAGTCCGATTAACTCCTCCCCGTCCTCCCGGCTGATTCCGGCCGACGGAAGAAAACGCATATAAACGGCTTCGTCAAGCCCAGACGTCCCCCAGACACTTCCGATATTGCTGTGATGGATATAGCCGCCCTTCGTGCTGCAGATATGTAGAACCGCCAGCGCTCCGGCATCCAGGGCTTTTCTTGCGAAATCCCCCTTTCCATCCCAGGTCAGGACGATTTTGCCGGAAAATGCACCGAAACGTTCATGTTCCTGCCTTTGCGGCTGTTTTTTCTCCCTGCACGGAAAGTCGTAATACAGCTCTCCGGATAGTCCGTCGGCTTCCTCACTGTAAACATCTCCGACAAGACGGTATTGTTTTCCCTCCACCGTCACCTCTGCGGACACGGGATTACTGAAGAATCCCTCATATTCACAAAGCTCATACGGAACACCATAGCAGTCCAGCTTCTCTTTCAGGTATCCAGCCGCTTTTTCTCCATCTTCCGTGCCGCTGTAACGGAACAGCCCATTAAACCGTTCCACCGTTTCCAGCAGATTTTCTCTGCTGATTTCATTTAACAGTTCTGTCTCTGTCTGTTTCATCTTACACACTCCATCAGAATGGACCGTAGTGGATTACCTGGGCGATCACCATACCCACACATGATATGACGATCCAGGAGGCAAAAATCCTGCCCATGAATTTCATCCATTTGTCGTAAGGAACTCCCGCAGCCATCAGATTGGCCATCAGTGCGGACGACATCGGCAGGATATAATTCCCCAGGCCGTCACCGAAATTAAATGCCAGTACAACGGACTGCCTCGTCATGCCAATCAGATCCGCCACCGGGGTCATTAAAGGCATCACGGCCGCCGCCTGTCCCGAACCGGACGGAATAAACACATTGATAATCAGGTTGGCAAAGAACATCAGCGGACCCTGAAGGAATGCCGGGCATGCCATCAGCACTCCCGCAATCGCATTGACAATCGTATCGATGATTTTACCCTCCGTCAGGATACTGGAGATTGCCGTTGCAATGCCGATCATGATGGCCGCAGTCATCATTTTAGCCGCGCCTTTACTGAATCTCTTTGAAATATCGCTGGGGGACAATCCTCCGGCGAGGCCGCCGATTACCGCGAGCCATACAAACTGCACCGCAGTCTCCGTATTGCCCCATCCGAGCTTGATTCCGCCGTATACCTGGAGCGCCGTGCTTGCCAGAAACACAAGAAGCACCGCGATTTGGCGCCTGGAAACCGTCTGTTCTTTGTCGATGCTTAAGTCGTATCCGCCCTTTCTGGCTTCCTCCTCTATCTCGAATATGATGCTGTCCTTCGGATTTTTCTTGACCTTCATGGCATATGACACGATGAAATACCCGTTGACCACGAGGAGCACCGCACACAGTACAAGACGGTATCCAATTCCCGAAAAGATCGGGAGGTCTGCAAATCCCTGGGCAATTGCCGTCGTCGCCGGGGCCACGGGGCCGATGCTCTGGCTGCCTCCCGCCGCCAGGATGATGATGGCGGACGCCACAATCGCATCATAGCCGCACATACGGCAGAACAGCACAAGAATCGGTATAAATCCCACCATGCCGACCGGATTCTGCCTCATCCCGTAAATCCCGAATACAACAATCGTGACGATTAAAAGCATTCTTTCGCTGTTTTTGTATTTGTGGATCATCCTGTTGATAGCCGCGTCAAATGCCCCCGTAGCCAGCAGCACTTCAATTGAGGCCGCGCTGAAAATGGTCATCCAAATCAGACTGGAGCCCGACAGCGCCTTCACAATATAGTTGGGTATCTTTAAGAAACTGATTGGATTCTGCGCTACCCAGGCAAATGATCCCGGATCCACCATCTTCTTTCCCGTAGCGGCGTTTTCAATCCTGGCATACTCTCCTGCCGGCACAAAATACGTCATTGCCGTCACGATTACCACAAGCATCACCAGGATGACAAATACATGCGGGATTTGGATTTTCTTTTTCGACTCGTTACTCATCTTCCCCTCTTCTCCTTTGCTTTTGATAGCGAAAACTATATCAGATACGCCCGGGGCATCTCAACAAAATTTGTAACAGTGTAACTTTTGTTACACCACTTCCCCAAGCCGTTTCTTGACGGGCAGTCCATTCAATGATAGAATTTTCCAGTAGTACAAACGACAGATTTGAACCGGCAGAGACCGCAGACAGACGAATTTCGAGGTGAAGGTGTGGATAGAGAATATTGTGTAAATTTTGAACCCCGGGAAAATGAAGAACTAAAGCTCCTGATAGAACGGTATGCCCGACGCGAGGATATCCCGCAGGGGACCTACTATGTAAAACCGGGCGACATCCTCCGGGAAATCTCCTATCTGTATACAGGCCAGAGCGCCCATACGATGTTCAACGGGGACGGGCAGGAAAAGCTTTCCTACATATTGACGGACGGCTGGTTTCTCGCGGAAGGCCTGTTCAGTGACGGCGCCGATATAAGAATCGCAGAGCGTTACTCCTGGGCCAGGACGCCGCTGACCCTGTACCGGATTGACCGGAACGTCTACCGGACCCTGATCGAAAAGCCCGTGTTCCGCAACGCCCTGATTAACAGCATCAGCGCCAAGAGGGCATATCTGCAGAGGGAACTGGAAAGCGTCATCCTGGAACGCACCAAAGACCGCCTCAAAAAACTGTTTATCATGCTGTCCGATCCGTCCTCCAGCGCGGACGGCGAATGGTATCCCCTGTCCCATGATTATTACCATAGAGACATTGCCTCCATCATCGGAAGCAACCGTGTGACGGTCAGCCGCTTCGTAAGTGAACTCGCCCAGGAAGGATTTCTCCGGGTGGTTAATAAGAGGATACAGATTAGTAAAGACCATATAACAGACTGCTGAACGCCGCCGGACGCCCTCCTGGTCCGGCGGCGTTTCTGCGGTTACTTTAGTTCTGCGGTTCTTCAGTCTCTATGACTTTTCCGTTTTTTGCCGCCTCTGCGGTTTTTATGATTTCTCCGGTTTCCACCGCTTCTTCATTAAAATTTCTGCGACATCCGTGTAACTTTTGTTACACTGTAATGAATCCTGTCGATCACAGGCCGTTTATTTACTATAATGGGGCGCAGTGAAAGTGAACAGTACTGTTATTATATCCAGTACAGGAAGGTTTTATGGAGGTCGTTATGGAAAACGTGTTGCAGGAAATTTTTGACTATGTTGATCAACATTTTGGAGAGATGGTGGAAGAACTTGTAGAACTCTGTTCCTACCGCAGCGCCGCCGGGGACGAGCAGGGTCTTTTGCAGACAAGGGAATGGATTTTAAACAAATTAGGCCGCTTAAACATTCCTCACCGATGTCATCCGGTTGAAGGCGGAAACGCCGTCATATCCGCCGGTATGGCCGGAATATCACGAAAAATACGGGAAATACCGCAGACGGGAAGCTCACCGCAAATCAACACCTCTGAGAATCCGCTTCCCACTCTGCTCTTTTATAACCATTATGACGTTGTCCAGGAAGGAAAAAAGGAACTTTGGAGTTCCTCTCCCTTTATTCCTGAAATCCGTGACGAGGTCATGTACGCCAGGGGAGTTTCCGACAATAAAGGGCCTCTTCTGTCCCGCATCCAGGCCATTCAGGCCGTTCTTGCGGTCACGGGGGAGCTTCCGGTCAATGTAAAATTCTTTTTCGAGGGAGATGAAGAAACCAGCAGCCCTTCCCTGGGTAAATTTGCAGCCCGGCAGCCGGAACTTTTTCGTGAACTCACGAAAGCCGACGCCTGCCTGTGGGAAAACGGACGCAAAGACAGCAAAGGACGTCCGTGGGCCCGCTTCGGCGTGCGCGGCAGCATCAGTTTCGACCTGTCCGTGGAGACATCGGCAAAGGATGTCCATGCCAGAATGGGAACCGTAATCCCCAGCGCCTCCTGGCGTCTTGTCTGGGCTCTCGCAAGCCTCAAAAACGAGGACGAGCGGATAGCCATCGACGGTTTCTACGACGACGTGCTCCCTGTTACCGGGGACGACGAAAAAATTCTGGAATCATTTCCCTACGATGAGGAGGATTTGAAGAACAAGATGAAGCTCGGGTCCTTTCTCAGGGACGCCACGGGCCTTCAGTTAAAAAAACAGATTTATATGGAGCCCTCCATTTCCATATGCGGCCTGGAGGCCGGGGAAATGTACAACGGAGTCCGCGGGATTGTACCGCACAAAGCCTCGGCCAGGGTCTCCTTTTACCTTGTCGCCAACCAGGATCCCAAAAAGGTGGAGCGCCAGTTCCGGGAGCACCTGGACCGCCGCGGCTTCTCCGATATCATGATATCAGCCCGCGGAGTAAACACTCCGGTCCGAACGCCGGTCGATATTCCATTCAAAGATCAGCTCATCCGTGCGGCCGCGAAGGTATACCGGGAGCCCATGGTCATTGAACCGACACAGCTCGGCGGAGGCCCAGCCATCTATTTCCACCGTGCATGGCCCCAGATGCCCATCGTTGGGGCAGGCCCCGGAAATACCGACGGAAACCACCATGCCCCGGATGAAAACATACGCCTCCTGGATTATAAAGAATCCATCAAACATATGATTGCCCTTCTCTATGAGATGGGCGGCTGCAGTGAATAGGGAAATCAGATTATGAGATAATCTTTAACATAGTCGCTATGTCCTCGGCAGCCATCTGCGCTTTTGACTTTTCAATCAGGATATTGCCTCCCGTCATGATGTAAGACGGCAATATCCTGATATTACCGTAATAAAGCTCGGTATTTCTTAACTTGTACGTGGAGACAGCCGGAACTGCGTTCTTCTTTGCCGCTTTTTTTGTAATCGCATTAAAAGCTTTCTTCGCCACATCCCCCATCAGCATGATGACCATAAGGTTGGGAAACAGGGCAATCTCCTTTTCCAGACAGGGCAGGCTTTTTTCAATGCTGCTTTTCTCTACGGCATACTCCGTCTTAGGGATTTTAACCGCATTCGTTATATAAATCCCCTTCTGCAAGATATCCTGAATGGACGTTACCGCCGCCCCCGCATCCTGAAAAAGGGGAATTGTGGTTTTCATGTAATCGGCATCCGCAGGTCCGTAAAAGTCCTGAAGCGGGTCCGCCGGGACCACCTCATTGATCATCATCGCTTTCACCGCCGACGGATCAATCTCGATGTCATTGAGATATAGGCCATCCGTTATCCCGACTGTTATTTCCAGTTCTTTTTTAATATTCATCGTTTCACTCCTTTGTGGTGATTCAGCGCGGCTTCACACCGCTCTGTCAGCCTGCGGCGCACAGACTCCGGACGGACACATCGAATTTTTCCGCTAATTCGGGCGCCGTCGCATGTCCCCGCTCCAGCAGGTAATACAGTATTTGAAACAGTCTGCTCTCCTGCAAACTTACACCTCCTGTAGTTCCCGGCAGTTTATCTGCCTTTGCATCCCATCGGTTCCTGACGCTTTCCGCCTCACCCAATTCCCCTGTTTTCACAAGTCATTCCCACTTACCGGTTTCTGCTCCCACAAGTTTATTATATTGTACTAACCATGACAACGTCATGTCATGGTTAATACGAAAAGGACAAAAAGGCTAAAATTCCCTCTGAAAGCGGATGAATCATCTGGTGCATCAACGTGCTCTGCTAGTTTACCAAATACCGCGTAAACGGTAACAATGCAGCGCCTTTCATGTCCATTCGCTTTTCATGGGGAAGACAAAACAGCGTTTCTATGGTATTCTCTTATTAAAAACAGGGTGGTGATTTGAATGAACCAGAAGAAAATCGGAAGTTTTATATCGGAGGTCCGCAGGGAAAAAGGAATGACCCAGGCAGAACTCGCAGAAAAACTCGGCGTTACCAATAAGACCGTCTCCCGGTGGGAAACAGGCAATTATATGCCTGACTTATCGACAATCCAGTCCTTGTGTACGGAACTGGACATCGGTGTAAATGAATTTATAAGCGGGGAACGGCTCAGCAGTGAAGCGTTCCGGGAGCATGCCGACAACAATGTCATCTCCGTTTTAAACAGGGAAGCCCAGATGTTGAAGGAAAAAAGAATAAGTGATTTTTTAAGCGGCGGCGGAACCGGTCTGCTTCTGTCCGCCCTGTCGTCTGCCAATGGTCTGGGAAGAACCGTCGTTACTATCACAGGGCTCCTGATGATATTTACAGGGTGGTATTTCAGGTCGAAACTCGATAAGAGGATTTTATCGGCCCCTGGTACCGAAAAATAATCAGGTCGGAAAACTGCCACGGATTTTCCCTCCTCCTGTCACACCGTTTCTGTCAAATGCATTCAAAAAGCTCCCGGAAGTCAAATCTCCCCGGAGCTTTTTCCGACGAAATACCTCGTCATAAACATGCCTATTTGCGTAACACGTCAACCGCATGGCTCGTAATACCCACCATGTCATCGCGTTCACAGGTGGTGAAATGGTAATTCAAATATAACCGGAATGCGTCGTCATCCATCGCATCCACCGCTTCACGCATCAATAAGGCGCAGCCGTCGGCCGCAACGTAATGAAGCCTTGTTACCGGCAATTCAGCCATCAAATCATCGATCTCTTCTTTGCGGACAAGCTCAAACAAGTCCCTGGGTTCCGACTTTGCGGCAAAGGTCCGGGAATCCAGCAATCCTCTTTTGATATAATCGGCAACGCTGATATTGCCCCGGTTGAATCCTTCATCAAGAAGACAGCCGTCGGATATCACATAGGCGGCAAAAATAATGCCTCCCTGCTTTGTGACCCGGACTGCCTCGCGAAGCGCCTGCAGCTTATCTTCTCTTTTATAGAGATGATACAGCGGGCCTAATAACAGTGTAATGTCATATCTGTTATCCGGGAAGGCAGATAAATCAAGGGCATTCCCCTGGATTACCGATATGTTTTCGTCCGGCATGGTATTTTGGCGGAAAACCTCTATATTATGTTCAACCAGCTCCACCGCATCGACATCATATCCCCGCCGTGCCAGCGCATGGGAATACCGGCCGGTACCCGCACCGATTTCAAGGACGCGGTCACCCGGTTTTATATATTTCTCTATATAACGCATCGTTGTAAGAAATTCGACGGTCCCATGCTTCAGCTTAAGCCGCCTGTCCTCATCGTAGTGATTGTAAAAGTCAATTACATATTGATTCGTTCTCATATGATATTCCAATCCGGCTTTTCCTGCCCGATAACAGCCGACAATACGTTTACCAGCATTTTTTCGGCGCTGTTCCGATCCAATAACATTTTTTTCGTCGCCGTTAAAACGGCTATGCCATGGGTATAGAGAAACAAATCCAGAAAGATTACCTTTCCCCGCTCCAACTCTATCCCAATCTGTTCTGAGAAAACTGCCGCCCTTTTTTCATTATCAGTCTCGTCGTAGAAATCCTTCGCCTTCTCCATTTTTAAATCCATATCGTTTATAAAAAGAAGCTTAAATAAATGCGTCTCCTCACGTGCAAATTCAATATAGGAAAGGGGCAGAACTAAAATGGGACTGACATCCACAGAATTACTGTAATGAATGACATACCGACTGTAAAATTCATACGCATAATCGAGGAATTCCTGTTTCAGTTCTTCCATATTCTCATAGCAGGTGAAAATAGGGCGTGTAGAACAGTTCAGTTTACCCGCAATACTCCTCGCATTGACGGTTTCAAACCCGGTTTCTCTTGTTATTTCTAAAACCGTGTTTAAAATCATATCTTTTGTTATTTTGGCTGTTGGCGGCATATGGATTCACCTCTCTTTAAAAATTCCATCATGATACGCTTGTTATGTAACTATTGTTGCATAATGATGCCGTTTTGTCAAGCTGGATTTTTGGATGGTTCCGTATAGCTTCGTAGGCCATTACCCCCTTTTTCAGACGCTCTAATCCATCTATGACGCGTCCTTTTGGACAAGCAATATTCATGCGCAGAAATTGATTTCCATTGCCGCCGTATGTAATGCCGTCTGACAGATAAAGGCCTGTTTCGCGATGCAGATAGCGGCATAGTTCCGATGCATCCCCGGCTATCCTGCTGCAGTCCAGCCAGAGTAAATAAGTGGCATGGGAGGGGACCAGGGTTATATCTCCAATCTCATCCTTCAGGAACGTTACAACGGTCCGGCGGTTTTCTGCCAGATAAGCCCGCAGCGCATCCAGCCAGCCATCTCCCCGTGTAAAGGCCGCAATCGCCGCATCGATTGCAAAGGAATTTGGCTCAGCCACTTCGTCCGTATTTAACGCCCTCTCTGTCTTATGTCTCAAATCGGCATTCGGAGCCACCACCGCGGCGGTCTGCAGCCCGGCCAGATTGAATGTCTTGGTTGGGGCAATACAGGTAATGCTGTTCTGCGCATTTTCTTCCGATACCGAGGCAAAGGGGGTATAATCATATCCCGGTTCCGTCAGATCGCAGTGAATCTCATCGGATATCACACGTACATGGTTCTGCACGCAGAGTGTTCCAATACGGCCAAGCTCTTCCCTGGTCCAGATACAGCCGGCAGGATTCTGGGGATTGCAGAGGAGCATCAGGGTTGTCTGTGGATCCGACAGCTTCTTCTCCAGGTCCTCCCAGTCAATCCGGTAATTTGTTCCGTCATAAGAGAGCCTGTTTTCAATCACACCTCTGCCATTGTTCCGGATGGAATTAAAAAAGATGTTGTAAACCGGCGTCTGTACCAGGACATTTTCCCCAACTGCCGTTAGCTTCCTGACCGTGCTTGAAATAGCCGGGACTACACCGGTACAGAATACAATCCAGTCCTTTTCCATCCGGAACCCATGACGGCGCTCCCACCAGCCGGCAACCGCCTCCCGCCAGGCATCCGGCACCGCGGTATAACCAAAAATTCCATGCTCTACCCGTTTTCTCATCGCTTCCCTGATTTCCGGAGCCGTTTCAAAATCCATATCCGCTATCCACATCGGCAGTTCCCGTGCCGTGACGTCCCATTTTACGGAATTGGTTCCGCGCCGGTCGGTCACAACATCAAAATTGTATACCAATTATACAGCCTCCTTTAATGCCGCCGTCCGGACAGCCGTCTTTGTCACATCGACCCTGGAAGCGTCCATAATCAGCTCTTTGATATCCTCTGCCTGGATTCTTCCTCCCGAGGGATTTAATACGCTGTCAATCGTATTCACCACTTCTGCGTCCACGGTAGAGTATTCAAAGGCCAGCGTCGTATTTAACAGCCTGCAGTTTTTCATTACCAGATTTTCAATATAGCACATGCCCTGGTTACTTTCGACGGTACAGTTAATAAGAGTCAGGTTCTTTGCGTTCCAGCCCAGGTATTCGCCGGAAATGAAGGAATCGTATACGGTCACATTCTCACTGTTCCAGAAGGCATCCTTGGAGAGCAGTCTGGCATGGTGGATTTCCACGTTTTTCACCCCGTCAAAGGAATAATTGCCTGCCAGTTCAAATCCGTCAATATAGAGGTTTTTACTATTCATGGCAAAGTAATCTCCCTTTGCCGACACCTGCTTCATCTTAACCTGATCACAGTTCCACAGGGTTTCACCTGCATTCGGCATGGTCACCTGCTCCAGGTTTATCCCGGTTGTGCGCCGGAAATTCTTTGGAGCCTCAATCATACAGTTTTTCATCGAGATATTTGCCGTATACCAGATTCCTGCGCGCCCCATCTCAAAGATAACACAGTCTTCCAGTTTAATATCCCGGCTGTACCACAGAGGGTATTTCCATTTAAACATGCTGCGGTACAGTTCTATGTTACTGCTTTCTTTTAACGGAGATTCCCCGTCGTCAAAGGTCGTGTCGGTGATTTTTAAGTTTTTTCCGTGGAACAGGGCTCTCTCTCCCGTTAAAAACTCCTGTTTGATCTCTTTCATCATAATTGATTCCTTTCTGATATGGCTGCTGTGGGCTTTTCATAAACCACTTTGTTTTTTTATCATCCTGAATACACTTCCAGATTATTTTCAAATACTTAAGCGTTCTTTCCCATCTCATAGGCTGCCGCCAACGCCTCCGGCCGGTCCTTAATATCCCCCTTTTTATCGGCTCCCGTACCACGTACTACTCCGGCCAGGCGTGAGAGCTCAAAACAGCTGAGCCAACCTTCCAGACCTTTCACCGCACCGTCCATGGAACCTGCCGCCTCATCGGCAGAGGCTGACATCAGGTAGATATCACGAAAAACATATTCTCCCGGGAAAAGTGGATTTGTCCGGTCCAGCAGTGTTTTCATCTGTCCGGACATTTCGTAAAAATAGACCGGTGTTGCGAATACGAGCACGTCGGCCCGGCGCATGCGCTCCACAATCATGGCCGCGTCATCATGAATCACACATTTTCCCGTATGCTGGCAGGCCAGGCATCCCGTACAGAACTTAACCGTCTTATCATAAAGACAGACTTTCTCCGTCTCATGGCCGGCCTCCTTTGCCCCTCTGATAAACTCATCTGCCAGTATCTCCGAATTACCGCCCATACGTGGGCTGGTA is part of the [Clostridium] symbiosum genome and encodes:
- a CDS encoding DUF3737 family protein, giving the protein MKEIKQEFLTGERALFHGKNLKITDTTFDDGESPLKESSNIELYRSMFKWKYPLWYSRDIKLEDCVIFEMGRAGIWYTANISMKNCMIEAPKNFRRTTGINLEQVTMPNAGETLWNCDQVKMKQVSAKGDYFAMNSKNLYIDGFELAGNYSFDGVKNVEIHHARLLSKDAFWNSENVTVYDSFISGEYLGWNAKNLTLINCTVESNQGMCYIENLVMKNCRLLNTTLAFEYSTVDAEVVNTIDSVLNPSGGRIQAEDIKELIMDASRVDVTKTAVRTAALKEAV
- a CDS encoding TIGR00366 family protein, whose product is MSNESKKKIQIPHVFVILVMLVVIVTAMTYFVPAGEYARIENAATGKKMVDPGSFAWVAQNPISFLKIPNYIVKALSGSSLIWMTIFSAASIEVLLATGAFDAAINRMIHKYKNSERMLLIVTIVVFGIYGMRQNPVGMVGFIPILVLFCRMCGYDAIVASAIIILAAGGSQSIGPVAPATTAIAQGFADLPIFSGIGYRLVLCAVLLVVNGYFIVSYAMKVKKNPKDSIIFEIEEEARKGGYDLSIDKEQTVSRRQIAVLLVFLASTALQVYGGIKLGWGNTETAVQFVWLAVIGGLAGGLSPSDISKRFSKGAAKMMTAAIMIGIATAISSILTEGKIIDTIVNAIAGVLMACPAFLQGPLMFFANLIINVFIPSGSGQAAAVMPLMTPVADLIGMTRQSVVLAFNFGDGLGNYILPMSSALMANLMAAGVPYDKWMKFMGRIFASWIVISCVGMVIAQVIHYGPF
- a CDS encoding TetR/AcrR family transcriptional regulator; amino-acid sequence: MPPTAKITKDMILNTVLEITRETGFETVNARSIAGKLNCSTRPIFTCYENMEELKQEFLDYAYEFYSRYVIHYSNSVDVSPILVLPLSYIEFAREETHLFKLLFINDMDLKMEKAKDFYDETDNEKRAAVFSEQIGIELERGKVIFLDLFLYTHGIAVLTATKKMLLDRNSAEKMLVNVLSAVIGQEKPDWNII
- a CDS encoding M28 family peptidase, giving the protein MKQTETELLNEISRENLLETVERFNGLFRYSGTEDGEKAAGYLKEKLDCYGVPYELCEYEGFFSNPVSAEVTVEGKQYRLVGDVYSEEADGLSGELYYDFPCREKKQPQRQEHERFGAFSGKIVLTWDGKGDFARKALDAGALAVLHICSTKGGYIHHSNIGSVWGTSGLDEAVYMRFLPSAGISREDGEELIGLLAKGKREAVLSIKMDTGIRKSTMVIADIPGTSENFVLVSGHYDSWYEGITDNAVSDAILLEYARILNQRRGLLRRGIRIAWWSGHSDGRFSGSAWYCDSHYRQLKKHCVAHINLDLTGCRNAERIVARTAGTEGLDFTGKLIEKYTGKRPDAYVPMIRGADQSFWGTDIPITIMLKYEPEKDRRLSDCPSGGPWWHTPEDTLDKLDETIMMRDAGINLELIKAIEGAEILPVNIPEFTRDMDERLNRILASLTKDFDGCEIREVWQRAKESLTAFEGMTEKGLAEDLDIKAVVGKALHLFYCRKDAYTHDCGCPFGVFADIAQFGGITRDNTEREYYLMAQTDFMRYKNRLCNGLEEMITYIEGMTLRR
- a CDS encoding helix-turn-helix transcriptional regulator, whose product is MNQKKIGSFISEVRREKGMTQAELAEKLGVTNKTVSRWETGNYMPDLSTIQSLCTELDIGVNEFISGERLSSEAFREHADNNVISVLNREAQMLKEKRISDFLSGGGTGLLLSALSSANGLGRTVVTITGLLMIFTGWYFRSKLDKRILSAPGTEK
- a CDS encoding Crp/Fnr family transcriptional regulator, yielding MDREYCVNFEPRENEELKLLIERYARREDIPQGTYYVKPGDILREISYLYTGQSAHTMFNGDGQEKLSYILTDGWFLAEGLFSDGADIRIAERYSWARTPLTLYRIDRNVYRTLIEKPVFRNALINSISAKRAYLQRELESVILERTKDRLKKLFIMLSDPSSSADGEWYPLSHDYYHRDIASIIGSNRVTVSRFVSELAQEGFLRVVNKRIQISKDHITDC
- a CDS encoding M20/M25/M40 family metallo-hydrolase gives rise to the protein MENVLQEIFDYVDQHFGEMVEELVELCSYRSAAGDEQGLLQTREWILNKLGRLNIPHRCHPVEGGNAVISAGMAGISRKIREIPQTGSSPQINTSENPLPTLLFYNHYDVVQEGKKELWSSSPFIPEIRDEVMYARGVSDNKGPLLSRIQAIQAVLAVTGELPVNVKFFFEGDEETSSPSLGKFAARQPELFRELTKADACLWENGRKDSKGRPWARFGVRGSISFDLSVETSAKDVHARMGTVIPSASWRLVWALASLKNEDERIAIDGFYDDVLPVTGDDEKILESFPYDEEDLKNKMKLGSFLRDATGLQLKKQIYMEPSISICGLEAGEMYNGVRGIVPHKASARVSFYLVANQDPKKVERQFREHLDRRGFSDIMISARGVNTPVRTPVDIPFKDQLIRAAAKVYREPMVIEPTQLGGGPAIYFHRAWPQMPIVGAGPGNTDGNHHAPDENIRLLDYKESIKHMIALLYEMGGCSE
- a CDS encoding MalY/PatB family protein, encoding MVYNFDVVTDRRGTNSVKWDVTARELPMWIADMDFETAPEIREAMRKRVEHGIFGYTAVPDAWREAVAGWWERRHGFRMEKDWIVFCTGVVPAISSTVRKLTAVGENVLVQTPVYNIFFNSIRNNGRGVIENRLSYDGTNYRIDWEDLEKKLSDPQTTLMLLCNPQNPAGCIWTREELGRIGTLCVQNHVRVISDEIHCDLTEPGYDYTPFASVSEENAQNSITCIAPTKTFNLAGLQTAAVVAPNADLRHKTERALNTDEVAEPNSFAIDAAIAAFTRGDGWLDALRAYLAENRRTVVTFLKDEIGDITLVPSHATYLLWLDCSRIAGDASELCRYLHRETGLYLSDGITYGGNGNQFLRMNIACPKGRVIDGLERLKKGVMAYEAIRNHPKIQLDKTASLCNNSYITSVS
- a CDS encoding uracil-DNA glycosylase family protein, coding for MNIKKELEITVGITDGLYLNDIEIDPSAVKAMMINEVVPADPLQDFYGPADADYMKTTIPLFQDAGAAVTSIQDILQKGIYITNAVKIPKTEYAVEKSSIEKSLPCLEKEIALFPNLMVIMLMGDVAKKAFNAITKKAAKKNAVPAVSTYKLRNTELYYGNIRILPSYIMTGGNILIEKSKAQMAAEDIATMLKIIS
- a CDS encoding class I SAM-dependent methyltransferase, producing the protein MRTNQYVIDFYNHYDEDRRLKLKHGTVEFLTTMRYIEKYIKPGDRVLEIGAGTGRYSHALARRGYDVDAVELVEHNIEVFRQNTMPDENISVIQGNALDLSAFPDNRYDITLLLGPLYHLYKREDKLQALREAVRVTKQGGIIFAAYVISDGCLLDEGFNRGNISVADYIKRGLLDSRTFAAKSEPRDLFELVRKEEIDDLMAELPVTRLHYVAADGCALLMREAVDAMDDDAFRLYLNYHFTTCERDDMVGITSHAVDVLRK